The Chlorobaculum sp. MV4-Y genome contains the following window.
GTGAGGAGCTGCCGGGCATGGTGGCGTTGCAGAAAAAGTACGAGAAGCAGGGCTTTACCTTTGTTGGCATCGCTTTCCGGGATCGCCCGGCGACCTTGCCTGATTTTCTCTGGGAGATGGGCGTCGAGTATCCGGTCGGCCTGACCACGTCCGAACTCGAAGCGGCGTTCGGCAAGTTCATGCCTGACGGAAAAATCCGGGCTATTCCGACGACCTTCGTCATCGGTCGGGACGGCAAAATACTCAATGTCATCAGTGGAGGCCTTACCAAAGAGGATTTCGAGTCGCTCATCCTCAAAGCTATCGGCAGCAGACCTTCAAAATAATTTTTGAGACGGCTCTTTGCTCATTTGTTCCACCGAAAACCGCCCCAATGCTTTTTTACTCTCTGGACCGGTGCCCTGCTGGCCGGTTCAGAGAATCTTGCCTCAACTGAATTTCTGCGTTTCATCACCAGCTATCATAGTGCCTCGTTCCGGACTGGCTGAAAAGTTTATGAATTGTTTCTGATTTGCTTTTCCGGTTTGTTTTTAATATACTCCTTTGTTCGAAAAGTGATACAGTTATATAATTGATTCATTTTGCCGCCTGTGATGACGGGTATCTGTAAAAGATGCCGTTGTTCGTTGTGTCTCACCGGGATTGCAAATGAGCTTGAAAGCAGGCATTTGTGTTG
Protein-coding sequences here:
- a CDS encoding TlpA family protein disulfide reductase; translated protein: MKSIKTFFATAFVALSMLGAAPAANAFAAVPPASSAVAGKSAPVFSLKMLDGKELKSSQLAGRPYIVNFFASWCPPCREELPGMVALQKKYEKQGFTFVGIAFRDRPATLPDFLWEMGVEYPVGLTTSELEAAFGKFMPDGKIRAIPTTFVIGRDGKILNVISGGLTKEDFESLILKAIGSRPSK